From Falco cherrug isolate bFalChe1 chromosome 4, bFalChe1.pri, whole genome shotgun sequence, one genomic window encodes:
- the BRK1 gene encoding protein BRICK1, which translates to MSVQEDPVQREIHQDWANREYIEVITSSIKKIADFLNSFDMSCRSRLATLNEKLTALERRIEYIEARVTKGETLT; encoded by the exons aTGTCGGTGCAGGAAGACCCGGTGCAGCGGGAGATCCACCAGGACTGGGCCAATCGCGAGTACATCGAGGTGATCACCAGCTCCATCAAGAAGATCGCGGACTTCCTCAATTCCTTCG ACATGTCGTGCCGGTCGCGGCTGGCCACGCTGAACGAGAAGCTGACGGCGCTGGAGCGCAGGATCGAGTACATCGAGGCCCGG GTCACCAAGGGCGAGACGCTGACGTAG